In Drosophila subpulchrella strain 33 F10 #4 breed RU33 chromosome X, RU_Dsub_v1.1 Primary Assembly, whole genome shotgun sequence, the DNA window TCGTACCACGCTCCCCCTATTTTACACCCACTGTTTGCTTGCAACGTATGCCCTAGCCAAGTCTCAAACCACTCTCCCCCTATTTTAAGCAGGGTGACCCCATTACCCACTCATTGCCAAGTGGCAACTCTGCTTCCGCACAGCTGTTCTGCGCACCGGCTGTAAATAAATCGTGGACTTTCCACAAACGCATTTGTTTATCCACGCCAACTCCCCCAAGCCTGGCTCAATGAGAGCCACCAACTAGGATAGCCAGgatagccacacacccgcagCCACAACCGCACCCACACACCATACGCCACATTCCGCTGGAGGAGGAGGCAGCGGCAATATATCGTGGGAGGGGGCGTGGCGGTGCCCGGCGAGCTTCGGAGTACGTGGCAATGAAACTGAAACCCAAGCCAAACTGAAAGTGCAATTTTACAAGCGGTACCAGGCACCCGGCACCCGCAACTGAACCCATTCCAGTGGCAATCTCGAATCTCAATCCCAAAGCCCAATCCCGCCCAGCAAGATGACGGCCACGTTGCGTTACCGCGGCGACAAAAGCAATCTCCTGGAGTTCGCCAAGAATCTGGATGCATTTAAGAAAGTCCCGGAGAAGTACACGGAGACGACGGAAATCGGTGGCACACGTAAGTCTGGTACTTTCAGTTATTACCCGGATAATCCCTAATCCATTTGCACCCCACTCTCTCCACTAGTATCCCTGCTGAGCCGCCTGTTAATCGTCTACCTGGTCTACACGGAACTCCATTACTACTGGCACGAAACGGACATCGTTTACCAGTTCAAGCCGGACATTGCCCTCGACGAGCAGGTGCAGATGCATGTGGACATCACGGTGGCCATGCCCTGCGCCTCGCTCTCCGGCGTGGATCTCATGGACGAGACGCAGCAGGATGTGTTCGCCTACGGGACGCTGCAGCGCGAGGGCGTCTGGTGGGAGATGTCCGAGCACGACCGGCTGCAGTTCGAGGCCATCCAGATCCAGAACCACTATCTGCGCGAGCAATTCCACTCGGTGGCCGATGTGCTGTTCAAGGACATCATGCGGGATCCGCAACCGGCGCGGGAGAGTCCCTCCCAGGTGCCCGCTGCACCGCCGCCACCAGGAGCACTCGATCTGCTCCAGCTGCAGCCACATGGCCTGCACATTGGCCAGCCGGAGAGCAAGTTCGACGCCTGTCGTCTGCATGGAACTCTCGGTATCAACAAGGTGGCCGGCGTGCTCCATCTCGTGGGCGGAGCCCAGCCGGTGGTGGGTCTCTTCGAGGACCACTGGATGATCGAACTCCGGCGCATGCCGGCCAACTTCACGCATCGCATTAACCGCCTTAGCTTCGGGCAGTACTCGCGGCGGATTGTCCAGCCGCTGGAGGGCGATGAGACCATCATTCAGGAGGAGGCCACCACTGTGCAGTACTTCCTGAAGGTCGTGCCCACGGAGATCCATCAGACATTCAGCACCATCAACACTTTTCAGTATGCCGTCACCGAAAACGTCCGGAAACTAGGTGAGTAACGCGTCTAGGAAGTATATTTCAAAAGGATGAAAAGCCGTGGATGCTATCTCTAATATGTAATATAAAAAAGGCCATAATACATCACTATATCATATTGCTTTCCCTGTAACTAGTAGATATATTTTGAATGATCTTATCTCTAGTGTTTTAAAGCACATTTAATACCAATTTAAATAGTCTTATTGAAATTCCATATGTTACGGCTTAGGAAGTATATTTACTTTGGAAATTGCTCTTTTAATGTACAACAGATCATAATAGATCACTATGTCATATTGCTTTGTCATTAACTATTAGATTTCTCAGGGCCCCAATTCTAATATTTTCAAGTTCTTTCGTAAACtcctataaatattttaggaacCACTTTATCATGTTACTTTATCTGTTACTAGTAGATATATTTCATaggttttaaatattattttatacccATTGAGATTCCCATGAGTATATTTCTTGTTACACCTAACATTATTTAATCGATCCCTGTTATCCACAGATTCCGAACGCAATTCGTACGGCTCTCCTGGCATTTACTTCAAGTACGATTGGTCGGCTCTCAAGATTGTGGTGGACAACGACCGGGATGACCTGGTGACCTTCGCCATCCGCCTGTGCTCGATTATATCCGGAATCATTGTCATCTCGGGCGCCATCAACTCGCTGCTCGTGGGCATTCAGCGTCGCCTGCTGCACACCTTTGCCCCAGAGTTGTACCACCGGTTGATCAACACCAAGGCTGCCCCTtcgcctgctgctgctccaaCTGCTCCACCCACTTCCGTATCCGGTTCCGGACAGGCCAACCAGCCCGTCAACAACCTACTACACACGGCCAACCTGATGGCCAGCGTGGACATCTCGGCCTATCTGCCCACGGCGCAACCTAAGCTCAAAGCCGGCCTCTAGCCTTTTGGCCCGCCAGTCTCAGTCCGCAGCTTCCCCCGTCTCTTTaaactaatatttttgtttattttttcattaagatacgagaaaaaaaatatgtaagcACACACAAATATGGCAAGAATGTTGTACATAAATATTGATAAGCTCAAGAGTTAGCGCTGTTGTGTTGTTGATCCTAAATCGCTGTCCAGGATGCCG includes these proteins:
- the LOC119557090 gene encoding endoplasmic reticulum-Golgi intermediate compartment protein 2, producing the protein MTATLRYRGDKSNLLEFAKNLDAFKKVPEKYTETTEIGGTLSLLSRLLIVYLVYTELHYYWHETDIVYQFKPDIALDEQVQMHVDITVAMPCASLSGVDLMDETQQDVFAYGTLQREGVWWEMSEHDRLQFEAIQIQNHYLREQFHSVADVLFKDIMRDPQPARESPSQVPAAPPPPGALDLLQLQPHGLHIGQPESKFDACRLHGTLGINKVAGVLHLVGGAQPVVGLFEDHWMIELRRMPANFTHRINRLSFGQYSRRIVQPLEGDETIIQEEATTVQYFLKVVPTEIHQTFSTINTFQYAVTENVRKLDSERNSYGSPGIYFKYDWSALKIVVDNDRDDLVTFAIRLCSIISGIIVISGAINSLLVGIQRRLLHTFAPELYHRLINTKAAPSPAAAPTAPPTSVSGSGQANQPVNNLLHTANLMASVDISAYLPTAQPKLKAGL